The following proteins come from a genomic window of Coffea arabica cultivar ET-39 chromosome 11c, Coffea Arabica ET-39 HiFi, whole genome shotgun sequence:
- the LOC113717564 gene encoding GRAS family protein RAD1-like, with the protein MEPKFFCYDKSNASNSLDLNASSASCYILSFQDSSGLDETRNSKRLKQLDNFNQYFGNEYHHDCSRDVVYKGSINGSTEEKKCSTRPLFRDHIWAYAQKYMAAAAVEEADGAYDKEEHVIKEEGKEDGMRLVQLLVACAEAVAYRDKRHASTLITDLQADALVFGTSFQRVASCFVQGLSDRLELVQPCGAVGDIGAIPKTIAFSLEKEKALSLVYEICPQIQFGHYVANASILQAFEGESSIHVVDLGMTLGLRHGYQWRSLIFNFAIRAGRRCRLRITGVGNCADRLLVIGDELGEYAQNLGVKFEFAVVESNLENLRREDLKILHDEVLVINSILELHCAVKESRGALNSVLQMLNDLTPRAFILVEQESSHNGPFFLGRFMEALYYYSAIFDSLDAMLPKYDTRRSKMEQFYFGEEIKNIVSCEGPARVERHERLDQWRRRMGRAGFEPAPVKMLTQARQWLESVQACEGYTISEEKGCLVLGWKSKPIVAASCWKCS; encoded by the coding sequence ATGGAACCCAAGTTCTTCTGTTACGATAAAAGTAATGCTTCAAACAGTCTCGATCTAAATGCATCTTCTGCTTCGTGCTATATCCTCTCTTTCCAGGATTCCTCTGGCTTAGACGAAACAAGAAATTCTAAGCGGCTAAAACAGCTGGACAACTTTAACCAATATTTTGGAAACGAATATCATCATGATTGCAGCAGAGATGTGGTATACAAGGGCAGCATCAATGGAAGCACAGAGGAAAAGAAATGTTCGACAAGGCCTCTGTTTCGGGATCATATATGGGCTTACGCACAGAAATACATGGCGGCTGCTGCAGTGGAAGAAGCAGATGGCGCCTATGATAAAGAGGAGCACGTCATTAAGGAAGAGGGAAAAGAAGATGGAATGAGACTAGTGCAGCTGCTCGTTGCTTGTGCTGAGGCTGTGGCGTATCGTGATAAGCGCCATGCCTCTACTCTCATAACTGATCTTCAGGCTGATGCCCTGGTTTTTGGAACTTCGTTTCAGAGAGTTGCTTCCTGCTTCGTTCAAGGTCTTTCTGATCGCCTTGAACTGGTTCAACCATGTGGAGCAGTTGGGGATATAGGGGCGATTCCCAAGACAATTGCCTTCTCACTGGAGAAAGAGAAGGCTTTAAGTCTTGTTTATGAGATCTGCCCACAAATTCAGTTCGGTCATTATGTGGCCAATGCTTCCATCTTACAAGCCTTTGAGGGAGAGAGTTCAATTCATGTTGTGGACTTGGGCATGACCCTGGGTCTGCGCCATGGTTACCAATGGCGGAGTTTGATATTCAACTTCGCCATTCGTGCAGGCCGACGTTGTCGCTTACGTATTACTGGAGTAGGAAATTGTGCTGATCGGCTTCTGGTCATTGGTGACGAGCTAGGGGAATATGCACAAAACTTGGGAGTCAAATTTGAGTTTGCGGTGGTAGAAAGCAATTTAGAAAACTTGCGCCGAGAAGATTTGAAGATTCTTCATGATGAGGTTCTGGTTATCAATAGCATACTTGAGTTGCATTGTGCTGTGAAAGAAAGCCGAGGAGCACTGAACTCTGTCCTGCAGATGCTAAACGACTTGACCCCAAGGGCCTTCATATTGGTCGAGCAGGAGTCAAGCCACAATGGGCCTTTCTTTCTAGGAAGATTTATGGAGGCATTATACTACTATTCTGCAATCTTTGATTCGCTAGATGCAATGCTTCCAAAATATGATACAAGGAGATCGAAAATGGAGCAATTTTATTTTGGAGAGGAGATCAAGAACATAGTGAGCTGTGAGGGACCAGCCAGGGTGGAGCGGCATGAAAGATTAGACCAGTGGAGGAGGCGAATGGGTCGCGCAGGGTTCGAACCGGCTCCAGTCAAGATGCTTACACAAGCCAGGCAGTGGTTAGAGAGTGTCCAAGCCTGTGAAGGTTACACCATTTCTGAGGAGAAGGGATGTTTGGTCCTTGGATGGAAATCAAAGCCAATCGTTGCAGCATCTTGCTGGAAGTGCAGCTAG